In a single window of the Zea mays cultivar B73 chromosome 5, Zm-B73-REFERENCE-NAM-5.0, whole genome shotgun sequence genome:
- the LOC103626509 gene encoding WAT1-related protein At1g09380, with protein MASRTTGGAWSMEAVTLPASMVLVQVFTMVAVLLSKLALNVGMEPFVLLAYRNLIGAIIVAPLAFYFDRAMVRKVTLKAFGWMSISALLGIVLAMGLYYYGLRATNAAISINFLNLIPVVTFLMAVLLRVEKLAAGTRAGRAKLAGTAVCVGGTMVASLYRGPLLHPWPTHLLHHAAATAPHHHRNMPLGTVFLCASCLAYALWFIVQARVGREFPCKYMSTLLACVSGTVQALAIAAVIRGGDRDSWLLSWDLRLLTVVYSGVFNTAATFCLISWAIARRGPIYPSMFNSLSLVATTVLDSLLLGTDVSVGSLLGALLIVLGLYAFLWGKSTEMRHLKQQQQQQPNANGTTTTTTNAAEDHV; from the exons ATGGCAAGCAGGACGACAGGCGGCGCATGGTCGATGGAGGCGGTGACGCTGCCGGCGAGCATGGTGCTGGTGCAGGTCTTCACCATGGTCGCCGTGCTCCTCTCCAAGCTGGCGCTGAACGTGGGGATGGAGCCCTTCGTCCTCCTCGCCTACCGCAACCTCATCGGCGCCATCATCGTCGCTCCCTTGGCCTTCTACTTTGACAG GGCGATGGTGCGAAAGGTGACCCTCAAGGCCTTTGGGTGGATGTCCATCAGCGCGCTCCTCGGGATCGTTCTCGCCATGGGTCTCTACTACTACGGCCTCCGCGCCACCAACGCCGCCATCTCCATCAACTTCCTCAACCTCATCCCCGTCGTCACCTTCCTCATGGCCGTGCTGCTCCGCGTCGAGAAGCTGGCGGCGGGGACGCGGGCGGGCCGTGCCAAGCTGGCCGGCACGGCCGTGTGCGTGGGGGGCACCATGGTGGCCAGCCTCTACAGGGGCCCGCTGCTGCACCCGTGGCCGACGCACCTGCTCCACCACGCCGCCGCCACGGCcccgcaccaccaccgcaacatgCCGCTCGGCACCGTCTTCCTGTGCGCCAGCTGCCTGGCCTACGCGCTCTGGTTCATCGTGCAGGCCCGCGTCGGCAGGGAGTTCCCCTGCAAGTACATGTCCACGCTGCTGGCCTGCGTCTCCGGCACCGTCCAGGCGCTCGCCATCGCGGCCGTCATCCGCGGGGGCGACCGGGACTCGTGGCTCCTCTCCTGGGACCTGCGCCTCCTCACCGTCGTCTACTCGGGGGTCTTCAACACCGCCGCCACCTTCTGCCTCATCTCCTGGGCCATCGCCAGGCGAGGGCCCATCTACCCCTCCATGTTCAACTCCCTCTCGCTCGTCGCCACCACCGTGCTCGACTCGCTGCTGCTCGGCACCGACGTGTCCGTCGGCAGCCTGCTAGGCGCCCTGCTCATCGTACTCGGACTCTACGCCTTCCTCTGGGGCAAAAGCACAGAGATGAGGCACCtcaaacagcagcagcagcagcagcccaaCGCCAacgggacgacgaccacgacgacCAACGCCGCCGAAGACCACGTCTAG
- the LOC100282661 gene encoding pectinesterase inhibitor domain containing protein precursor, whose product MAMRSLALLVLLSLLVVGVAQAVELEMELVPADAIAMTMDREPPQECATPVSVEEACRSASETHAGVAYDHCMASLGADPRSKEAGNKNMHALAVLATRMAIDHAASTESKIDDLAELEAASSDPQARARFNHCLEQYGGAADLLRDALDNLKAKIYGKAMEQLTAAMGASESCEDAWKGEEDVPVAAHDREYGRMAHIAFGFTHHAAAAA is encoded by the coding sequence ATGGCGATGAGGTCGCTAGCGCTACTGGTCCTCCTCAGCCTGCTGGTTGTTGGTGTGGCGCAGGCGGTGGAGTTGGAGATGGAGTTGGTGCCTGCTGATGCAATTGCGATGACTATGGATCGTGAGCCGCCGCAGGAGTGCGCGACCCCGGTGAGCGTGGAGGAGGCGTGCCGCAGCGCGTCGGAGACGCACGCCGGCGTGGCCTACGACCACTGCATGGCGTCGCTGGGCGCCGACCCGCGCAGCAAGGAGGCCGGCAACAAGAACATGCACGCGCTGGCGGTGCTGGCCACCAGGATGGCCATCGACCACGCCGCCAGCACCGAGTCCAAGATCGACGACCTCGCGGAGCTGGAGGCGGCGTCGTCGGATCCGCAGGCGCGCGCACGCTTCAACCACTGCCTGGAGCAGTACGGCGGCGCCGCCGACCTCCTCCGCGACGCGCTGGACAACCTCAAGGCCAAGATCTACGGCAAGGCCATGGAGCAGCTGACCGCGGCGATGGGCGCCTCCGAGAGCTGCGAGGACGCGTGGAAGGGCGAGGAGGATGTCCCCGTCGCCGCGCACGACAGGGAGTACGGGCGGATGGCGCACATCGCCTTCGGATTCACAcaccacgccgccgccgccgcatga